One window of the Natrinema sp. CBA1119 genome contains the following:
- a CDS encoding PAS domain S-box protein, giving the protein MTENTSNEPTRTEAGDRSGDFNLDIEDLSSLTGDCAIVPFDADGRVTAWNAGARRLVGYEGETIVGSHYRTVFPPDDCDDGRPERVLERARSEGTAETDGWRVRSDGSRFWARDVIAAVREGDEVGVPADRSDADLRGYVWVVHDRTEERERIRELREEKAFAEHVFEAQPDIVYAFDATGNHLEWNDRLVAVTGYTESELAEMAPLEFIAPDDQDRIAAAIQRVLEEDEYVTAEADLLTKDGRRIPYEFNSARIIDDDGDVLGFTGTGRDISERKARERALREEKAFTESILEAQPDLLYAYDAEGNLIEWNDQFERATDYEPDELAGLDPLTFIAPEDREHIGDAIERILEDGERVTAEGKILTKDGRRIPYEFNSARITDDDGTVLGFTGVGRDVRERKARERELERLERLNTVIRTIDETMVAADTRDEIETAIVREFASTDAYRFAVIGRADTAAATDGGAWEPVAWAGIDAQSASVLSSFVDPPADADGAPVLETRTVQRYRSLSESPVETWRHHADEEEYGSVAVVPVVASDRSLGALVIAADEPSAFADREREVLQEFGGTIGHAINAMTLRRLLYQDTVIELEFESTDRGDACIRLSDELGCTLSIDHVLPLTDGVFVYYITASDADPERIREVARDDDAFAELRLIDAGDESYWECVVRGSTITDYLADYGARLQSQTIRDGVADLTVQVSPNADLRELVDRITSTYPDSRLRSKQTVERPVETRGDFRRTVESMLTDKQRTALEAAYHGGYFVWPTRNSDASEVADRLGIARQTFHQHLRVAQAKLLSAYFDATD; this is encoded by the coding sequence ATGACCGAGAACACGTCGAACGAACCGACCCGCACCGAAGCCGGAGATCGGTCGGGCGATTTCAATCTCGACATCGAAGATCTGAGTTCGCTCACCGGCGATTGCGCTATCGTTCCCTTCGACGCCGACGGACGCGTCACCGCGTGGAACGCGGGGGCGCGTCGACTCGTGGGGTACGAGGGGGAGACGATCGTCGGCTCTCACTATCGGACCGTCTTCCCGCCGGACGACTGCGACGACGGACGGCCGGAGCGGGTGCTCGAGCGGGCGCGATCCGAGGGAACTGCCGAAACTGATGGGTGGCGCGTCCGGAGCGACGGGAGCCGGTTCTGGGCTCGCGACGTGATCGCGGCGGTCCGGGAGGGTGACGAGGTCGGCGTCCCGGCCGATCGTTCGGACGCCGATCTCCGGGGGTACGTCTGGGTCGTCCACGACCGAACCGAGGAGCGCGAGCGGATTCGGGAACTCCGGGAGGAGAAGGCCTTCGCCGAACACGTCTTCGAGGCGCAACCGGACATCGTCTACGCGTTCGACGCGACGGGCAATCACCTCGAGTGGAACGATCGGTTGGTGGCGGTGACGGGCTACACAGAGTCGGAACTGGCCGAGATGGCCCCGCTCGAATTCATCGCACCGGACGATCAGGACCGAATCGCCGCGGCGATTCAACGCGTTCTCGAGGAGGACGAGTACGTGACCGCCGAAGCCGACCTCCTGACGAAGGACGGTCGTCGGATCCCCTACGAGTTCAACAGCGCCCGAATCATCGATGACGACGGCGATGTCCTCGGCTTTACCGGGACCGGCCGCGACATCAGCGAGCGCAAGGCCCGTGAGCGCGCGCTTCGCGAGGAGAAAGCGTTCACCGAGAGCATCCTCGAGGCGCAACCGGACCTGCTCTACGCGTACGACGCCGAGGGAAACCTGATCGAGTGGAACGATCAGTTCGAACGCGCGACGGACTACGAACCGGACGAACTCGCGGGCCTCGATCCGCTCACGTTCATCGCACCGGAAGACCGCGAACACATCGGCGACGCGATCGAGCGCATCCTCGAAGATGGAGAGCGCGTCACCGCCGAAGGGAAGATCCTCACGAAAGACGGCCGGCGAATCCCCTACGAGTTCAACAGCGCCCGAATCACCGACGACGACGGTACCGTGCTCGGCTTCACCGGCGTCGGCCGAGACGTTCGCGAGCGCAAGGCCCGCGAGCGCGAACTCGAGCGCCTGGAACGACTCAATACGGTTATTCGGACGATCGACGAGACGATGGTCGCGGCCGATACGCGCGACGAAATCGAAACCGCGATCGTCCGGGAGTTCGCGTCGACCGACGCGTACCGGTTCGCGGTCATCGGCCGAGCCGACACCGCGGCGGCGACCGACGGGGGCGCGTGGGAGCCCGTGGCCTGGGCTGGGATCGACGCCCAGTCTGCGTCCGTTCTCTCGTCGTTCGTCGACCCGCCGGCCGACGCGGACGGCGCGCCGGTGCTCGAAACCCGCACCGTCCAGCGGTATCGGTCCCTCAGTGAGAGCCCGGTCGAGACGTGGCGACACCACGCCGACGAGGAGGAGTACGGCTCCGTCGCCGTCGTCCCGGTCGTCGCGAGCGATCGGTCCCTCGGCGCGCTCGTGATCGCCGCGGACGAGCCGTCGGCCTTCGCCGACCGCGAGCGGGAGGTGCTCCAGGAGTTCGGGGGAACGATCGGCCACGCGATCAACGCGATGACGCTCCGCCGGCTCCTCTATCAGGACACCGTCATCGAACTCGAGTTCGAGTCGACCGATCGGGGCGATGCCTGTATCAGACTCTCGGACGAGCTCGGTTGTACGCTGTCGATCGACCACGTGTTGCCGCTGACCGACGGGGTGTTCGTCTACTATATCACCGCGTCCGACGCCGATCCCGAACGCATCCGCGAGGTCGCTCGCGACGACGACGCGTTCGCGGAACTGCGGCTCATCGACGCCGGCGACGAGAGCTATTGGGAGTGCGTCGTCCGCGGATCGACGATCACCGATTACCTCGCGGACTACGGCGCACGCCTGCAATCGCAAACGATCCGCGACGGTGTCGCCGATCTGACGGTCCAGGTCAGCCCCAATGCGGACCTTCGCGAACTCGTCGATCGGATCACGTCGACGTACCCCGACAGTCGACTCCGCTCGAAGCAAACCGTCGAGCGACCGGTCGAGACGCGCGGCGACTTCCGGCGAACCGTCGAGTCGATGCTGACCGACAAACAGCGCACGGCTCTCGAGGCGGCCTACCACGGCGGCTACTTCGTGTGGCCGACGCGAAACAGCGATGCGTCCGAGGTCGCGGATCGACTCGGCATCGCCCGACAGACCTTCCACCAGCACCTCAGAGTCGCACAGGCGAAGCTCCTCTCGGCGTATTTCGATGCGACCGACTGA
- a CDS encoding D-aminoacyl-tRNA deacylase: protein MIAIVESRADRASEHICRCLRERADWTELTDDDLPAADGGGTYYRTDGAELRSSDELHIDLERPADAFDCDPDLLVFASRHSGDTGALLTGHFTGNFGPAEFGGESDALAEAAPNALNRLLEAFDEYAPERYDVGMECTHHGPSEVGCPSLFAELGSGDEQWDDPAGADAVARAILELRTVDPHRSRQVVGFGGNHYAPRFGRVVRETAWAVGHVAADWALEAMGHPTAHRAVLERAFEASNADIALLDGEWPVLEKTLADLDCRIVSETWLREVDDRPLAVVDAVESELGAVDDGIRFGDRLAESVTLIGLPADLVSTAQGIDPDRVREIVEANTVAFATDNGGSRVGSRAAVPDTTVDGEIGDDTDSSDRRTAIIAELAGVLEEKYDAVTIEDDAVVAEETAFDPALAHQVGVPEGPKFGALADGESVTVDGETVSPERVTTERTRRFPT from the coding sequence GTGATCGCGATCGTCGAAAGCCGTGCCGACCGCGCCTCGGAGCATATCTGCCGGTGCCTCCGCGAGCGCGCCGACTGGACGGAACTGACCGACGACGACCTCCCGGCGGCCGACGGCGGCGGCACGTACTACCGGACCGACGGGGCAGAACTCCGCTCGTCCGACGAGTTACACATCGACCTCGAGCGCCCCGCCGACGCCTTCGACTGCGACCCGGACCTGCTCGTCTTCGCCTCCCGGCACTCGGGGGACACCGGCGCGCTACTGACGGGCCACTTCACGGGCAATTTCGGCCCGGCCGAGTTCGGCGGCGAGTCCGACGCGCTGGCCGAGGCCGCGCCGAACGCGCTGAATCGGCTGCTCGAGGCGTTCGACGAATACGCCCCCGAGCGGTACGACGTTGGAATGGAGTGTACGCACCACGGCCCCTCCGAAGTGGGCTGCCCGTCGCTGTTCGCGGAACTCGGCAGCGGCGACGAGCAGTGGGACGATCCCGCCGGTGCCGACGCCGTGGCGCGCGCCATCCTCGAGTTGCGAACCGTCGACCCACATCGATCCAGACAGGTCGTCGGCTTCGGCGGCAACCACTACGCGCCGCGATTCGGACGGGTCGTCCGCGAGACGGCGTGGGCGGTCGGCCACGTCGCGGCCGACTGGGCGCTCGAGGCGATGGGGCATCCGACGGCCCACCGAGCGGTCCTCGAGCGGGCCTTCGAGGCCAGCAACGCCGACATCGCGCTGCTGGACGGGGAGTGGCCGGTCCTCGAGAAGACGCTCGCGGACCTCGACTGCCGCATCGTGAGCGAGACGTGGCTTCGCGAGGTCGACGACCGCCCGCTTGCGGTCGTCGACGCGGTCGAGTCCGAACTGGGGGCCGTCGACGACGGGATCCGCTTCGGAGACCGGCTCGCGGAGTCGGTCACCCTCATCGGGCTGCCAGCCGATCTCGTGAGTACTGCACAAGGGATCGACCCCGATCGCGTCCGTGAAATCGTCGAGGCGAACACCGTCGCCTTCGCGACGGATAACGGCGGGAGTCGCGTCGGTTCGCGGGCGGCGGTCCCCGATACTACTGTCGACGGCGAAATCGGGGATGACACCGACTCGAGCGACCGCCGGACGGCGATCATCGCGGAACTGGCTGGCGTACTCGAGGAGAAATACGATGCGGTGACGATCGAGGACGACGCCGTCGTGGCCGAGGAGACGGCGTTCGACCCCGCGCTGGCACACCAGGTCGGCGTTCCCGAGGGACCGAAGTTCGGCGCACTCGCCGACGGCGAGTCGGTCACCGTCGACGGGGAAACGGTCAGTCCCGAGAGAGTTACGACCGAACGGACGCGGCGATTTCCGACTTGA
- a CDS encoding rubrerythrin family protein has translation MDADEFRRTIEESMSVELERLGSSKLLVAQTNANLTAEAVLGAVADSERNAADTFEAWVDDEDHDDARAAFAEYREQERDHYDRVVALLDGEHEPDDADADPMHDRLGTLETTAGRLGGVVGRSLVADRAHLQVVSFFVNEGDERRADTVRALRSETAAQGDRGLEVLADVCEGRDDWDRARTVAEDVIDIAYEAYADSLDDLGLDPKPIC, from the coding sequence ATGGACGCCGACGAATTCCGGCGAACGATCGAGGAATCGATGTCGGTCGAACTCGAGCGCCTCGGTTCGTCGAAGCTACTGGTGGCTCAGACCAACGCGAATCTGACGGCGGAGGCGGTTCTCGGGGCGGTCGCGGACAGCGAACGCAACGCCGCGGATACCTTCGAAGCGTGGGTCGACGACGAGGACCACGACGACGCGCGGGCCGCGTTTGCCGAGTATCGAGAGCAGGAACGCGACCACTACGACCGGGTCGTGGCCCTCCTCGACGGCGAACACGAACCCGACGATGCGGACGCCGACCCGATGCACGACCGCCTTGGGACGCTCGAGACGACGGCGGGCCGCCTCGGTGGCGTCGTCGGGCGATCCCTGGTCGCCGACCGGGCCCACCTACAAGTGGTGAGCTTCTTCGTCAACGAAGGCGACGAACGGCGCGCCGACACCGTTCGAGCGCTGCGATCCGAGACGGCGGCGCAGGGCGACCGGGGGCTCGAGGTGCTGGCGGACGTCTGTGAGGGACGCGACGACTGGGACCGCGCGCGGACGGTCGCCGAGGACGTGATCGACATCGCGTACGAGGCGTACGCGGACTCGCTGGACGACCTCGGTCTCGATCCGAAGCCGATCTGTTGA
- a CDS encoding MBL fold metallo-hydrolase, with protein sequence MSDRNDRYDDADPSADEADETPSITPDALADRLRSGDELTVLDVRDRDEFERWHLEGEGVTAVHIPHMKFIQAEATGGADDLVADLEEPILAVCGRGEASAHAVSLLREAGIDAANLAGGMDAWADLSVARELETDAPATVVQYDRPSSGCLAYAIYSDGEAAVIDPLRAFADRYVDAADDRNATIEYAIDTHVHADHVSGVRALAERTDAEAVVPEGATDRGLAFDATTIGDAAEHSSASPASHARQDGDELRVGDATLTAVATPGHTTESLSYRLDDLLFTGDTLFLEGVGRPDLERGDDGAADAARRLHETVQDRLLEVPDDAIIAPGHYSDAAEPRADGTYTARLETLSDRLAALSMDEAEFVAHATNDLPPRPSNHERIVAVNLGLEDVDGETASELELGPNNCAVAG encoded by the coding sequence ATGAGCGACCGGAACGACCGGTACGACGACGCCGATCCATCGGCCGACGAGGCCGACGAGACGCCGTCGATCACCCCCGACGCGCTGGCCGATCGGCTGCGATCCGGCGACGAACTGACCGTCCTCGACGTCCGCGACCGCGACGAGTTCGAGCGCTGGCACCTCGAGGGTGAGGGCGTCACGGCCGTCCACATTCCCCACATGAAGTTCATTCAGGCGGAAGCCACTGGCGGCGCGGATGATCTCGTGGCCGACCTCGAGGAACCGATCCTCGCCGTCTGCGGGCGCGGCGAGGCGAGCGCGCACGCCGTCTCCCTCCTCCGGGAGGCGGGCATCGACGCGGCCAACCTCGCCGGCGGGATGGACGCCTGGGCGGATCTGTCCGTCGCTCGCGAACTCGAGACCGACGCGCCCGCGACGGTCGTGCAGTACGATCGGCCCTCGAGCGGCTGTCTCGCCTACGCGATCTACAGCGACGGCGAGGCGGCGGTGATCGATCCGCTTCGAGCGTTCGCTGACAGGTACGTCGACGCCGCAGACGATCGGAACGCGACGATCGAGTACGCGATCGACACGCACGTCCATGCCGATCACGTCAGCGGCGTTCGAGCCCTCGCGGAACGGACGGACGCCGAAGCGGTCGTCCCCGAGGGCGCGACCGACCGCGGGCTGGCGTTCGACGCGACGACGATCGGCGACGCCGCGGAACACAGTTCCGCGAGCCCTGCCTCGCACGCTCGGCAGGACGGCGACGAGTTGCGGGTCGGCGACGCGACGCTGACCGCGGTCGCGACGCCCGGTCACACGACCGAATCGCTCTCGTACCGGCTGGACGACCTCCTGTTCACCGGCGACACGCTCTTTCTCGAGGGGGTCGGCCGGCCGGACCTCGAGCGCGGGGACGACGGCGCGGCCGACGCGGCACGACGGCTGCACGAGACCGTGCAGGATCGCCTCCTCGAGGTACCCGACGACGCGATCATCGCACCGGGCCACTACAGCGACGCCGCCGAGCCGCGGGCTGACGGGACGTATACCGCGCGACTCGAGACCCTATCAGACCGCCTCGCGGCGCTCTCGATGGACGAAGCCGAGTTCGTCGCCCACGCGACGAACGATCTCCCGCCGCGACCATCGAATCACGAGCGGATCGTGGCGGTGAATCTCGGCCTCGAGGACGTCGACGGGGAGACGGCGTCCGAACTCGAGCTCGGGCCGAACAACTGCGCGGTCGCCGGTTGA
- a CDS encoding 2Fe-2S iron-sulfur cluster-binding protein, translating to MTAYTIEFVGTGETITCTDKETILSRCLEEGIAQEYSCRVGMCLACSAEILEGEVTQPAARGLTEEEAENYALTCMARPQSDLKLDRGKYPPSIEGDLTGGANDGAVADD from the coding sequence ATGACAGCGTACACGATCGAGTTCGTCGGGACGGGCGAGACGATCACCTGTACCGACAAGGAGACGATCCTGAGTCGGTGTCTCGAGGAGGGCATCGCCCAGGAGTACTCCTGCCGAGTCGGGATGTGTCTGGCCTGTTCGGCCGAAATTCTCGAGGGGGAGGTCACCCAGCCCGCCGCCCGCGGACTGACCGAGGAGGAGGCGGAGAACTACGCGCTGACCTGCATGGCGCGTCCGCAATCGGATCTGAAACTCGATCGCGGCAAGTACCCGCCGAGCATCGAGGGTGACCTCACGGGCGGTGCGAACGACGGCGCGGTCGCCGACGACTGA
- a CDS encoding geranylgeranyl reductase family protein, with the protein MSTQEQSAATATTGTQSPDAVVVGAGTAGCYAAATIAREGYDVVILERKSETEAGHIACGDALKGADAFPEAIPKSKLEPAFTNTGVDHGRFEIPQEDTVLEIPVPGELAVIDRWEYGRRIIDGAEDTGVDFHYDTVVKNVVQDDDGRVTGVETIRKGEPLEYESDIVIDAAGSLSVLQDNVDFSDSTFDTNVDYSHFCSAYREIVHVEEPVEWDDALVFKPTERAAGYLWYFPRTDTEINAGLGFQMTEEPMQLVDDLKRDLENRPEFEGAEVEDKLGAALPTRRPYDSAVHPGYMAIGDAAGHVNPTTGGGIAGAAYGGKYAAEQAIEALETGDYSEDTFWAYNEKVMDHFGARYAALDVYNILSTAVDVDDLMGLLAAMPGDKLAEALYSGSTDIGLKLKLEALVKSRGHWGTIWNLYQTKRRADELLAHYENYPTSPAGLAGWQDRRDELMEKVYETTGAEPKY; encoded by the coding sequence ATGAGTACGCAGGAACAGTCGGCCGCGACCGCGACGACGGGAACGCAGTCGCCGGACGCCGTCGTCGTCGGAGCCGGTACTGCAGGGTGCTACGCCGCAGCGACCATCGCACGGGAGGGGTACGACGTCGTCATCCTCGAGCGAAAGTCCGAGACCGAAGCCGGCCACATCGCCTGCGGGGACGCGCTGAAGGGTGCCGACGCCTTCCCCGAGGCGATTCCGAAATCGAAACTCGAGCCGGCCTTCACCAACACCGGCGTCGACCACGGTCGCTTCGAGATCCCCCAGGAGGACACCGTCCTCGAGATTCCGGTGCCCGGCGAGCTCGCCGTCATCGACCGCTGGGAGTACGGCCGGCGGATCATCGACGGCGCCGAAGACACCGGCGTCGACTTCCACTACGATACCGTCGTCAAAAACGTCGTCCAGGATGACGACGGCCGCGTCACGGGCGTCGAGACGATCCGCAAAGGGGAGCCCCTCGAGTACGAATCCGATATCGTCATCGACGCCGCGGGCTCGCTGTCGGTGCTGCAGGACAACGTCGACTTTTCGGACTCCACGTTCGACACGAACGTCGACTACAGCCACTTCTGTTCGGCCTACCGCGAGATCGTTCACGTCGAGGAACCCGTCGAGTGGGACGACGCGCTCGTCTTCAAGCCCACCGAGCGCGCGGCGGGCTACCTCTGGTACTTCCCGCGGACCGACACCGAGATCAACGCCGGCCTGGGCTTCCAGATGACCGAGGAGCCCATGCAACTGGTCGACGACCTCAAACGCGACCTCGAGAACCGTCCCGAGTTCGAGGGTGCCGAAGTCGAGGACAAACTCGGCGCGGCGCTGCCCACTCGACGACCCTACGACTCCGCCGTCCATCCGGGCTACATGGCCATCGGCGACGCCGCCGGTCACGTCAACCCGACCACGGGCGGCGGTATCGCCGGTGCCGCCTACGGCGGCAAGTACGCCGCCGAGCAGGCCATCGAGGCCCTCGAGACCGGCGACTACAGCGAGGACACCTTCTGGGCGTACAACGAGAAGGTGATGGACCACTTCGGCGCGCGCTACGCCGCACTGGACGTCTACAACATCCTCTCGACGGCCGTCGACGTCGACGACCTGATGGGGTTACTCGCCGCGATGCCCGGCGACAAGCTCGCCGAGGCGCTGTACTCCGGCAGTACGGATATCGGGCTCAAACTCAAACTCGAGGCCCTGGTCAAGAGTCGCGGTCACTGGGGCACCATCTGGAACCTCTACCAGACCAAGCGCCGCGCCGACGAACTGCTCGCCCACTACGAGAACTATCCGACCAGCCCCGCAGGGCTCGCAGGCTGGCAGGACCGACGCGACGAACTCATGGAGAAGGTTTACGAGACGACCGGGGCGGAACCGAAGTACTAG
- a CDS encoding DUF4397 domain-containing protein gives MVQNHTRRRALTLIGTAGGIALAGCMGGDGDDGTEMSDDGSDDGTSDDGMNDDSETDDETGDAGANVRVAHLSPDAPNVDVYVDGDTVLEDVPYRAVSDYLELEPASYEVMITAAGDADTVVFDEELEIAEGAFTVAALGELSEENQPFAPAVLEDDVSDPGDSARVRLVHASPDAPAVDVTVGDGETVLFEGAEFGDAATTEVPGGEYALEVRPATENNDGDVVATFDVAPEAGNVYTAFAVGYLEPESAPADAPFDLEVVVDH, from the coding sequence ATGGTACAGAACCACACACGCCGACGCGCACTGACACTGATCGGAACCGCAGGCGGAATCGCGCTTGCCGGCTGCATGGGCGGTGATGGTGACGACGGCACCGAGATGAGCGACGACGGGTCGGACGACGGAACGAGTGATGACGGGATGAACGACGACTCCGAGACCGACGACGAGACGGGGGACGCGGGCGCGAACGTCCGCGTCGCACACCTCTCGCCCGACGCGCCGAACGTGGACGTCTACGTGGACGGCGACACCGTTCTCGAGGACGTTCCCTACCGCGCGGTGAGCGACTACCTCGAACTCGAGCCGGCGAGCTACGAGGTGATGATCACCGCCGCGGGCGACGCCGACACCGTCGTGTTCGACGAGGAACTCGAGATCGCAGAAGGAGCATTCACCGTCGCGGCGCTGGGCGAACTGAGCGAGGAGAACCAGCCCTTCGCACCGGCGGTCCTCGAGGACGATGTCAGCGACCCCGGCGACAGTGCACGGGTTCGCCTCGTCCACGCCTCGCCGGACGCCCCTGCGGTCGACGTGACGGTCGGCGACGGCGAGACGGTGCTGTTCGAGGGCGCGGAATTCGGCGACGCGGCGACGACCGAGGTGCCGGGCGGCGAGTACGCGCTCGAGGTCCGGCCGGCGACCGAGAACAACGACGGGGACGTGGTCGCGACCTTCGACGTGGCACCCGAGGCCGGGAACGTCTACACCGCATTCGCCGTGGGCTACCTCGAGCCCGAGTCGGCTCCCGCCGACGCACCCTTTGACCTCGAGGTCGTGGTGGATCACTGA
- a CDS encoding ISH3 family transposase, whose translation MQSTQADNELKEEHLLNFVVNSLDEELSLELGESVAVTTEELYEVLAGASAGGTSINHVCEKTNDSPHANTVRGYLTDQFDLDTVEAVGNTLLQRDVLETLPDRPVEVVADLHLDPYYGDEDETESLYFSQAKRGTTAFHAYVTLYARVRNKRYTLAVRQLVAGEATSDALDEFLELLAGLDLRVKAVYLDRGFYNSTCLKLLYAHNYAYIMPIVKWGETIQDELSRGWSRVIEHELAGRVTFPVFIDCVYQRGRYDEHGVARHGYAADAPFIDTPQDAREHYRKRFGIESSYRLAKQSLALTSSRDAGLRLLLFVVSLLLQNVWRYLHWMYVAAPRRGGRRLWEWSFTEFCEMVVRAAWTALGVRRAVPANQPPDDRFFR comes from the coding sequence GTGCAATCAACCCAAGCAGACAACGAGCTAAAAGAAGAGCACCTGCTTAATTTTGTCGTCAACAGTCTCGATGAGGAACTGTCGCTGGAGCTCGGAGAGAGTGTAGCGGTCACGACGGAGGAGTTGTACGAGGTCCTCGCCGGCGCCAGCGCCGGCGGGACCTCGATCAATCACGTCTGCGAGAAAACGAACGACTCGCCCCACGCCAATACCGTCCGTGGATATCTTACCGATCAGTTCGATCTTGATACCGTTGAAGCGGTTGGGAACACGCTCCTTCAACGAGATGTCCTTGAGACGCTTCCAGATCGACCGGTGGAGGTCGTCGCCGACCTCCACCTCGATCCCTACTACGGTGACGAGGACGAAACGGAGTCACTGTACTTCTCACAGGCGAAACGAGGAACCACCGCCTTTCACGCCTACGTCACGCTCTACGCACGGGTGCGTAACAAGCGATATACACTGGCGGTTCGCCAGCTGGTCGCTGGCGAAGCCACCAGCGATGCTCTTGATGAGTTCCTCGAACTCCTCGCCGGCCTTGACCTGCGCGTCAAGGCCGTCTACCTTGACCGCGGATTCTACAACAGCACCTGTCTCAAACTGCTGTACGCGCACAACTACGCCTACATCATGCCAATCGTCAAGTGGGGCGAAACGATTCAAGACGAACTTAGCAGAGGCTGGAGTCGCGTGATCGAACACGAACTCGCTGGAAGGGTCACATTCCCTGTGTTCATCGACTGTGTCTACCAGCGAGGACGATACGACGAGCACGGGGTGGCGCGTCACGGCTACGCCGCTGACGCGCCGTTCATCGACACACCACAGGATGCACGAGAACACTATCGCAAGCGCTTCGGCATCGAGTCAAGCTATCGATTAGCCAAGCAGAGCCTTGCTCTCACCAGTTCTCGAGACGCTGGGCTTCGGTTATTGCTGTTTGTCGTGAGTCTGTTGCTGCAGAACGTCTGGCGATACCTTCACTGGATGTACGTGGCGGCGCCCCGCCGTGGGGGGCGCCGCCTCTGGGAGTGGTCGTTCACGGAGTTCTGTGAGATGGTGGTTCGTGCTGCCTGGACAGCTCTCGGTGTGCGCAGAGCTGTCCCAGCGAATCAACCACCCGACGACCGGTTCTTCCGGTAG
- a CDS encoding uS10/mL48 family ribosomal protein, translating into MTFVTRLTLQSGDRAALDSIVDDIKTNAERKGAALKGPHSHPPETFSVPQRCRLHADDDREFSSWKYTVFTRELEIHGHDSLARNIASQSFPDSVHIEAEVEQIHGAGRGN; encoded by the coding sequence ATGACTTTCGTCACCCGTCTCACCCTCCAGAGCGGCGATCGAGCCGCGCTCGATAGTATCGTCGACGACATCAAAACCAACGCGGAGCGAAAGGGAGCGGCGCTGAAAGGTCCCCACTCTCACCCCCCCGAGACGTTCTCGGTCCCACAGCGGTGTCGGCTCCACGCAGACGACGACCGGGAGTTCTCCTCGTGGAAGTACACCGTCTTCACGCGCGAACTCGAGATCCACGGCCACGACAGCCTCGCACGCAACATCGCCTCGCAGAGCTTCCCCGACTCGGTCCACATTGAGGCCGAGGTCGAGCAGATCCACGGTGCGGGCCGCGGCAACTGA
- a CDS encoding bis(5'-nucleosyl)-tetraphosphatase, whose protein sequence is MAVEATSAGAILFRDTRGRREYLLLKSRPGDWEFPKGGVEGDEELQQTAIREVTEEAGIEQFRLLDGFRKDYDYVFEANGKTIHKTVHLFIAKSFEASAELSNEHRDLQWRDYDQAINTVTQDGPREILEDAHEFLDEREEEDENEE, encoded by the coding sequence ATGGCAGTCGAAGCTACGAGCGCAGGCGCGATCCTCTTCCGCGATACGCGGGGCCGGCGCGAGTATCTTCTACTCAAGAGCCGCCCAGGCGATTGGGAGTTTCCCAAGGGCGGTGTCGAAGGAGATGAAGAACTTCAGCAGACGGCGATCCGCGAAGTAACGGAAGAGGCAGGTATCGAACAGTTCAGACTACTCGACGGCTTCCGCAAGGACTACGACTACGTCTTCGAGGCGAACGGCAAGACGATCCACAAGACCGTTCACCTCTTCATCGCGAAGTCGTTCGAGGCCAGCGCGGAACTATCGAACGAGCATCGCGACCTCCAGTGGCGCGATTACGACCAGGCGATCAACACCGTCACGCAGGACGGGCCCCGAGAGATCCTCGAGGACGCCCACGAGTTCCTCGACGAACGCGAGGAGGAGGACGAGAACGAAGAGTAG